A region from the Brassica napus cultivar Da-Ae chromosome C8, Da-Ae, whole genome shotgun sequence genome encodes:
- the LOC125591774 gene encoding cysteine-tryptophan domain-containing zinc finger protein 7-like encodes MISVSSSDARNEIGLGFGGGIEEEDMEMDEDEEEESTHSYVSCVDPDVALSYIDEKLENVLGHFQKDFEGGVSAENLGAKYGGYGSFLSMYQRSPACKSPPQAQNQVVGQSKCSDSPSKAGSTSKPPPASDVLAKMKNLVKSSNDSKQKPVTKTSPSPSSSCAPSNHKTLKLRIKVGSKSDLSLKNVTTYDGKQGLNMMPPSEVEEGLLIGTHDSPTKILMAMVSFPFHKDQLLSPLSDDLIQLGKKGNIMKDALRCVKKEKLKYMPPPSNRLDGSHIVSDTDREVDKESCEELVSKTMKLPLLSCLSPSSIHRAKEIDKISDSYVEGTLRGMNNTDLDSALMGSKPELEDDVVAFPDQSVEGTESVNTRKDMEEGEHVDPVVKVSKTWNEEQMLKPKLPKAQKSRKSSSRNGLRGKDAAVNVVNTNVPDKLQEDIGDSGESKEQEQSSLVPKAKEEKLSEESAVKESFNGVRNVEEAWKCEPDSKHPIKWSDLNKDGNNTKESVRSEVTNKHSVEGGMKNVMEPERELSGTCKKPKTGKSRFSAVDQPGSNRTMKDVGKASPHEDRKRKQKENKESGDCMREAAVMEPSGEKVRKQKRLKGSSCEGKELPESCDRYRVVTQENGRDSASHQPLVHEAKRSLVDSLAPSALDPPELKSERISERDKPNDTDSSAGDTRKRCRDGEGYITMDKPGTTKKAAESLRDNKEGYCTESEPQQEKAKESRNKKRPARKVSMESNKEDSSREHQDPINKLENTNSTKTKVMRHDDHVGSSPLKKEITSQAASNSIKEATDLKHIADRLKNAGNNHESIGFYFQAALKFLHGASLLESSGTENATHKSIVTSKHIYGSTAKLCKFCAHEYEKDKDMGAAALAYKCMEVAYLRITYSSHGNINRYKSELEASLQVIPSGESPSFASDGENPNKTLAAEKVALSTPVRSSPKVTGNHVLSSGNHSSLSQLLTFSQNVSLAMDASRKAQTAFAVAKGKSSDTRYSSNGITCIKRALDFSFQDMEKLVHAVRLAMESINR; translated from the exons atgATTTCGGTGAGCAGCAGCGATGCTAGAAACGAAatagggttagggtttggtGGAGGAATTGAGGAAGAAGACATGGAGAtggatgaagatgaggaagagGAAAGCACACATTCTTATGTCTCTTGCGTTGACCCTGACGTTGCTCTCTCCTATATT gATGAGAAGCTAGAGAACGTGTTAGGACATTTTCAAAAGGATTTTGAAGGTGGAGTCTCTGCTGAAAATTTGG GTGCAAAGTATGGTGGCTATGGTTCGTTTCTGTCTATGTATCAAAGATCTCCTGCTTGTAAGAGTCCACCACAAGCTCAAAACCAAGTG GTGGGTCAATCTAAGTGCTCAGATTCAccttcaaaagctggttccactTCAAAACCTCCTCCTGCTTCTGATGTTCTGGCCAAGATGAAAAACTTGGTCAAATCAAGTAATGATAGCAAACAAAAACCTGTCACCAAAacgtctccttctccttcttcttcttgtgctccATCTAATCATAAGACACTCAAACTCCGTATCAAAGTTGGTTCAAAAAGTGACCTCTCTCTGAAAAATGTTACAACCTATGATGGTAAACAAGGCCTCAATATGATGCCACCATCAGAAGTTGAAGAAGGGTTACTGATTGGGACTCATGATTCGCCGACTAAAATTCTTATG GCTATGGTGTCCTTCCCTTTTCATAAAGACCAGCTGTTATCACCTCTCTCTGATGATCTCATTCAGTTGGGAAAGAAAGGAAACATCATGAAAGATGCACTAAGGTGTGTGAAGAAGGAAAAGTTAAAGTATATGCCTCCACCGTCAAACAGGCTTGATGGAAGTCATATTGTATCTGATACTGATAGAGAGGTTGATAAAGAGTCATGCGAGGAGCTTGTTTCCAAGACTATGAAGCTTCCTCTTCTGTCCTGTCTATCACCGTCATCTATCCACAGGGCAAAAGAGATTGATAAGATATCAGATTCTTATGTGGAGGGTACATTAAGAGGAATGAACAACACTGACCTGGATTCAGCTTTGATGGGTTCAAAGCCTGAACTGGAAGATGATGTAGTAGCGTTTCCAGATCAAAGTGTTGAGGGAACTGAAAGTGTTAACACAAGAAAAGACATGGAAGAAGGTGAACATGTAGATCCTGTGGTGAAGGTTAGTAAGACATGGAATGAAGAGCAAATGTTGAAGCCAAAACTTCCTAAAGCACAGAAGTCCCGGAAAAGTTCAAGCAGGAATGGTTTGAGAGGCAAGGATGCTGCTGTAAATGTAGTTAATACGAATGTACCAGATAAATTGCAAGAAGATATTGGTGATTCAGGAGAATCAAAAGAACAAGAACAAAGTAGTCTGGTTCCTAAAGCTAAGGAAGAAAAGCTTTCAGAAGAAAGTGCAGTGAAGGAGAGTTTCAACGGTGTTAGAAATGTTGAAGAGGCATGGAAGTGTGAACCAGATTCGAAGCATCCTATCAAGTGGAGTGACTTAAATAAAGATGGGAACAACACTAAGGAGAGTGTTAGATCAGAAGTGACAAATAAGCATTCTGTTGAAG GAGGAATGAAGAATGTGATGGAACCTGAAAGAGAACTTTCTGGGACTTGTAAGAAACCAAAGACTGGAAAATCAAGATTTTCTGCTGTAGACCAACCTGGATCCAATAGAACTATGAAGGATGTTGGTAAGGCTTCCCCTCATGAAGACAGAAAGAGGAAACAGAAGGAAAATAAAGAAAGTGGAGATTGTATGAGAGAAGCCGCAGTAATGGAGCCAAGTGGAGAGAAAGTTAGAAAGCAAAAGAGGCTTAAGGGTTCAAGTTGTGAAGGAAAAGAGTTGCCTGAGAGTTGTGATAGGTACAGAGTAGTTACTCAGGAAAATGGTAGAGATAGTGCTTCTCATCAACCTTTGGTCCATGAAGCCAAACGTTCACTAGTTGACTCACTAGCTCCTTCAGCCTTAGACCCACCTGAGCTCAAATCAGAAAGAATCTCAGAGCGGGATAAACCCAATGATACTGACTCTAGTGCTGGTGATACGCGAAAAAGATGCAGAGATGGTGAAGGTTATATCACTATGGATAAACCAGGGACAACAAAGAAGGCTGCAGAAAGTTTGAGGGACAACAAAGAAGGTTATTGCACAGAGAGTGAACCTCAACAAGAAAAGGCAAAAGAAAGCAGAAACAAGAAAAGACCTGCTAGAAAAGTGTCTATGGAGAGTAACAAAGAGGACTCATCAAGGGAACATCAAGATCCTATTAATAAGctagaaaatacaaatagtaCAAAGACAAAGGTTATGCGACATGATGATCATGTTGGCTCAAGCCctttgaaaaaggaaattacGAGTCAGGCTGCATCCAACTCAATCAAAGAGGCTACAGACTTGAAACACATAGCTGATCGTCTTAAG AATGCTGGGAACAATCACGAGAGCATTGGTTTTTACTTTCAGGCGGCGCTTAAGTTTCTTCATGGTGCGTCCCTTTTGGAGTCCTCTGGCACTGAGAATGCTACACATAAGAGCATTGTCACATCCAAGCATATCTATGGCAGCACAGCAAAACTTTGCAA GTTCTGTGCACATGAATATGAGAAAGATAAAGATATGGGGGCTGCTGCTTTGGCTTATAAATGTATGGAAGTAGCTTATCTAAGGATAACTTATTCCTCCCATGGGAACATAAACCGATATAAATCtgagttggaagcatctctgcAAGTGATTCCTTCAG GTGAATCTCCTTCCTTTGCTTCTGATGGTGAAAACCCAAACAAGACATTGGCAGCAGAGAAGGTTGCCTTGTCCACCCCTGTGAGGTCATCCCCTAAAGTAACTGGAAACCATGTTCTCTCTTCAGGAAACCATTCCTCTCTTTCACAACTTTTGACTTTT TCGCAAAACGTAAGCCTTGCAATGGATGCATCAAGAAAAGCACAGACCGCCTTTGCAGTTGCAAAGGGAAAATCATCTGACACCAGATACAGTAGCAATGGCATAACATGCATCAAAAGGGCTCTTGATTTCAGTTTCCAGGACATGGAGAAGCTGGTGCATGCGGTGAGGCTTGCAATGGAATCCATAAACCGATGA
- the LOC106363869 gene encoding peroxisome biogenesis protein 6: MVERRSPLVLSSTRATLRSVLNSFRPDEIPGRPDSIRRSVRLPAGVLRWKRDGVNDSKFDSLDDSSLVGLSTQLLKRLSINSGSFVVINNIDIGIQRVAQVVVLDPPNKTLEDSSVTSLPVSDSLHTMLVFPTFDTMSQQLLDQEVAYLSPMLAFNLSLHMSCLKSLVHRGNEVLEKYFVAKFDEESASVAGESKIGLDLEPVSEVPGYASHLRVSFVKIPECGTIQSLVVSSSFEDEERQGLIDSALNKYFGTDRVLSRGDVFRVCTEWNCGSSICVQCGQGLGSKEEDFIYFKVVAMEPSDERFLRVHHSQTALVLGGTVSCGLPPDLLVSSSKANMPLQVDTVNVLASVLSPPLCPSALSSKLRVAVLLHGLPGCGKRTVVNYVAKRLGLHVVEYSCHSLLASSEKKTSTALAQTFNMARRYAPTILLLRHFEVFKNLGSQDGSQGDRVGVASEIASIIRELTEPVSNGEYSSMEENSNSNSSVDEGGKFRGHQVLLIASSESTEGLSPTIRRCFSHEIRMGSLNDEQRSELLSQSLQDVSQLLNTSSDEFVKELVGQTSGFLPRDLRALVADAGANLFISKESETEKIDSLSGDVDQSSQLGNGSERLKAKDDFTKALDRSKKRNASALGAPKVPNVKWDDVGGLEDVKSSILDTVQLPLLHKDLFSSGLRKRSGVLLYGPPGTGKTLLAKAVATECSLNFLSVKGPELINMYIGESEKNVRDIFEKARSARPCVIFFDELDSLAPARGASGDSGGVMDRVVSQMLAEIDGLSDSSQDLFIIGASNRPDLIDPALLRPGRFDKLLYVGVNADASYRERVLKALTRKFKLSEDVSLYLVAKKCPSTFTGADMYALCADAWFQAAKRKVLNSDSGDDSIPEDDPDSVVVEFIDFIKAMDQLSPSLSITELKKYEALRDQFQGRSS, translated from the exons ATGGTTGAGAGACGGAGTCCTCTGGTGCTCTCATCCACCAGAGCCACACTCCGTTCAGTCCTGAATTCGTTTCGACCCGACGAGATTCCGGGAAGACCCGATTCGATACGGCGGAGCGTTAGGTTGCCAGCTGGCGTGCTCAGATGGAAACGAGACGGAGTAAATGATTCAAAGTTTGATTCTTTAGATGACTCTTCACTGGTCGGACTCTCGACTCAATTGCTCAAGAGACTATCCATCAACTCTGGCTCTTTC GTTGTTATCAACAACATCGACATAGGCATTCAACGGGTTGCGCAAGTTGTTGTACTTGATCCTCCCAATAAGACGCTGGAAGATTCATCTGTCACTAGCTTACCAGTTTCGGACTCTCTTCACACAATGCTTGTCTTTCCCACTTTTGATACGATGAGTCAACAGTTACTAGACCAAGAGGTTGCTTACTTGTCTCCTATGTTAGCTTTTAATCTTAGCTTGCACATGTCTTGCCTGAAGTCCCTAGTACATCGAGGGAACGAGGTCTTGGAGAAGTACTTTGTTGCTAAATTCGATGAAGAGTCGGCGTCGGTGGCGGGTGAGTCAAAGATTGGTTTGGATTTGGAACCTGTGTCCGAAGTTCCAGGGTATGCGTCACATCTAAGGGTTTCTTTTGTAAAGATCCCGGAGTGTGGTACCATTCAGTCATTGGTAGTTAGTTCCTCGTTTGAAGATGAAGAGAGACAAGGGTTGATAGATTCCGCATTGAACAAGTATTTTGGAACTGATAGAGTACTCTCAAGAGGCGATGTGTTTCGAGTTTGCACTGAGTGGAACTGTGGTTCAAGCATTTGTGTTCAATGTGGTCAAGGGTTAGGCTCCAAAGAAGAGGACTTTATCTATTTCAAGGTTGTTGCGATGGAACCTTCTGATGAGAGGTTTCTTCGAGTCCATCACTCACAAACCGCTCTTGTACTTGGTGGAACGGTCTCTTGTGGTCTTCCACCAGATTTGCTTGTTTCTAGTTCAAAGGCTAATATGCCTTTGCAGGTGGACACAGTAAATGTATTGGCGTCGGTGCTTTCCCCACCTCTCTGTCCATCAGCACTCTCATCGAAACTAAGGGTTGCTGTTTTACTCCATGGCCTGCCAG GGTGCGGGAAGAGAACTGTTGTCAACTATGTAGCTAAGAGGTTGGGCCTGCATGTAGTTGAATATAGCTGCCACAGTTTGTTAGCATCATCCGAAAAGAAAACATCTACTGCTTTGGCTCAGACTTTTAATATGGCACGAAG GTACGCACCAACGATACTACTGCTCCGCCATTTcgaagtttttaaaaatctggGATCTCAGGACGGCTCACAGGGTGATCGAGTTGGCGTGGCCTCTGAGATTGCTTCGATTATTAGGGAACTGACTGAGCCAGTTTCTAATGGTGAATACAGTTCCATGGAAGAAAACTCGAATAGCAATTCC TCTGTAGATGAAGGTGGGAAGTTTAGGGGACACCAGGTGCTGTTAATCGCATCTTCCGAAAGCACTGAAGGTCTCTCTCCAACAATCAGGCGTTGCTTTAGCCATGAGATACGGATGGGTTCTCTAAATGACGAGCAGAGATCCGAGTTGCTGTCTCAGTCCCTCCAAGATGTTTCTCAACTCCTTAAT aCCAGCTCAGATGAATTTGTGAAAGAATTAGTTGGTCAGACTTCTGGTTTCCTCCCTCGGGACTTGCGTGCTTTAGTCGCTGATGCTGGTGCCAACTTATTCATCAGTAAAGAGTCCGAGACTGAGAAGATTGATTCTCTATCAGGTGATGTAGACCAGTCAAGTCAATTAGGTAACGGCAGTGAGAGATTAAAAGCTAAGGATGACTTCACTAAAGCTTTGGACCGATCAAAGAAGAGAAATGCATCAGCCCTTGGTGCTCCTAAG GTTCCGAATGTGAAATGGGATGATGTTGGTGGGCTTGAGGATGTGAAGAGTTCGATACTGGACACAGTTCAGTTACCTCTCCTGCATAAAGATTTATTTTCATCTGGACTACGTAAACGTTCCGGTGTGCTTCTCTATGGTCCTCCAGGAACAGGGAAA ACTTTACTGGCAAAAGCTGTGGCTACAGAGTGTTCCTTAAACTTCCTCAGCGTTAAAGGTCCAGAGCTGATCAACATGTACATTGGCGAGTCAGAGAAAAACGTTCGAGATATCTTCGAAAAGGCGAGATCGGCGCGGCCGTGTGTGATCTTCTTTGATGAGCTTGACTCTCTTGCTCCAGCGCGAGGCGCTTCTGGTGATTCAGGAGGAGTCATGGACCGAGTGGTCTCTCAGATGCTTGCAGAGATTGATGGACTGAGCGATTCTTCGCAGGATCTGTTTATTATAGGAGCGAGCAACAGACCTGATTTGATTGATCCAGCTCTTCTGCGACCTGGAAGATTCGACAAACTTCTTTATGTTGGAGTCAATGCTGATGCGTCTTACAGAGAAAG GGTATTAAAAGCACTTACTCGGAAATTTAAGTTGAGCGAAGATGTGTCGCTTTATTTAGTAGCGAAGAAGTGTCCGTCTACGTTCACGGGAGCTGATATGTATGCGTTGTGTGCTGATGCTTGGTTTCAGGCAGCTAAGCGAAAG GTGTTGAATTCAGATTCAGGGGATGATTCTATTCCAGAAGACGATCCGGACTCTGTTGTAGTAGagtttatagattttataaag GCGATGGATCAGCTTTCACCATCACTCTCCATAACTGAACTGAAGAAGTATGAGGCGCTTCGAGACCAGTTCCAAGGCCGTTCCAGCTGA